A window from gamma proteobacterium SS-5 encodes these proteins:
- a CDS encoding Appr-1-p processing protein: MHRYLSGLLDPLVTLLEVHKLMYFMQEAGEPLKLRYQKAPYGPYAENLRHVLNAIEGHLVSGYADGGDAPDKPLQLVPGAIEDATEFLSEHAETRQRFEQVTKLVEGFESPFGLELLATVHWVMKHEQADSVDEVVRRIHAWNERKLQFTPRQIGLAVDVLSQKGWVNSH; this comes from the coding sequence ATGCACCGCTATTTGAGTGGACTGCTCGATCCATTGGTAACGCTGCTTGAAGTTCACAAGCTGATGTATTTTATGCAGGAAGCGGGTGAACCGTTAAAGCTCCGTTATCAGAAAGCTCCTTATGGTCCCTATGCCGAGAATCTTCGGCATGTGTTGAATGCTATTGAGGGACATCTGGTTTCCGGCTATGCCGATGGCGGCGATGCGCCGGACAAGCCGCTTCAGCTTGTGCCGGGGGCGATAGAGGATGCTACCGAATTTCTCAGTGAGCATGCTGAGACCAGGCAACGATTCGAGCAAGTCACAAAATTGGTAGAGGGTTTCGAATCTCCCTTCGGGCTGGAATTGCTGGCCACTGTGCACTGGGTGATGAAGCATGAGCAGGCCGATTCCGTGGATGAAGTGGTTCGCCGTATTCATGCCTGGAATGAGCGTAAGCTGCAATTCACCCCACGCCAGATCGGTCTTGCTGTCGATGTATTGTCGCAGAAGGGCTGGGTTAATTCACATTAG
- a CDS encoding TRAP transporter substrate-binding protein — protein MKKKLLKYAFALTLSVTTLFAAPLQAADKVYRLKLAETWPTNFGVFSHVARNMAKLAEEMSNGRLKIRIDSANKHKSAMGVFDMVRAGQYDLSHTASYYWKGKDFRTQFFTTMPFGMTATEQYGWFYYGGGMELMQKVYEPYGMISVPGGNTGIQMGGWFRKEINSVEDLKGLKMRIPGFAGEVLAKLGASPTNIAPGEMYTSLERGTIDALEWVGPSMDLRLGFHKIAPYYYTGWHEPATELQFLINKKKFDSLPKDLQQILLTAMKASAYDMTMESHHLSGANWARMKSEYPDVQVKSFPAEVMAALKQANDELLAEAAAADPLTKEILDSQSAYLEQVRQWTNMADRAYLNSMAE, from the coding sequence ATGAAAAAGAAACTTCTGAAGTACGCTTTCGCCCTGACCCTGAGTGTTACCACGCTATTTGCGGCCCCCTTGCAGGCGGCCGACAAGGTTTACCGGCTGAAGCTGGCGGAGACCTGGCCGACCAACTTCGGCGTATTCAGCCATGTTGCGCGCAACATGGCCAAGCTGGCGGAGGAAATGTCCAATGGTCGGCTGAAGATCCGCATCGACTCGGCCAACAAGCACAAATCGGCCATGGGCGTGTTTGATATGGTGCGTGCCGGTCAGTACGACCTCAGCCACACCGCCTCCTACTACTGGAAGGGCAAGGACTTCCGCACCCAGTTCTTCACTACCATGCCCTTTGGCATGACCGCCACCGAACAATACGGCTGGTTCTACTACGGCGGCGGCATGGAACTGATGCAGAAGGTATATGAGCCCTATGGCATGATCTCCGTCCCCGGAGGCAATACCGGCATCCAGATGGGCGGCTGGTTCCGCAAGGAAATCAACTCAGTGGAAGATCTCAAAGGGCTCAAGATGCGCATCCCCGGCTTTGCCGGCGAGGTCCTGGCCAAGCTGGGTGCCAGCCCCACCAACATCGCCCCCGGCGAGATGTACACCTCCCTGGAGCGCGGCACCATCGACGCCCTGGAATGGGTCGGCCCCTCCATGGACCTGCGCCTGGGCTTCCACAAGATCGCCCCTTACTACTACACCGGCTGGCATGAACCGGCCACCGAGCTGCAATTTCTCATCAATAAAAAGAAGTTCGACAGCCTGCCCAAGGACCTGCAACAGATCCTGCTCACCGCGATGAAGGCCTCGGCCTATGACATGACCATGGAATCGCACCACCTGTCCGGTGCCAACTGGGCAAGGATGAAGTCGGAATACCCGGATGTGCAGGTCAAGTCCTTCCCCGCCGAGGTCATGGCGGCGCTGAAACAGGCCAACGATGAACTGCTGGCAGAGGCGGCCGCCGCCGACCCCCTGACCAAGGAGATCCTGGATTCCCAGAGCGCCTACCTCGAGCAGGTACGCCAGTGGACCAACATGGCCGACCGCGCCTACCTCAACAGCATGGCCGAGTAA
- a CDS encoding putative DNA binding domain-containing protein, which produces MTIDRPTEYLIGLVHELRKLPTETEWVEFKHNNADPEQIGEYLSALANSASLLGKVNAYLVWGVDNETHDIIGTTFNPTATKVGNEELESWLLRLLDPKINFRFYTLEIDTKPVVLLEIGATFRHPVRFKHQEFVRVGSYKKKLKDYPEKERALWRVFDQVPFERGVAAEHVSSENVLKLLDYPAYFDLLELPLPDGRAAILDALAKDELIHACDAGDWNITNLGAILFAKKLDDFPGLRRKAMRVVHYKGRGRVETLREQVGGKGYANGFEGLIGFIMALVPTNEVIEQALRRTVPMFPELAVRELVANALIHQDLFVTGAGPMVEIFDDRMEITSPGEPLIDTQRFVDTPPKSRNEALASLMRRFRICEERGSGIDKVVDQVEFYQLPAPYFEALEGFTRAVLFAHKPLNEMDKADRVRACYLHACLKRVMRDYLTNASLRERFGVAEKNKAAVSRYIREAVEDGAIKPFDEKAPKKLMKYVPFWA; this is translated from the coding sequence ATGACCATCGACCGGCCCACCGAGTACCTCATTGGGCTTGTGCATGAACTGCGCAAGCTGCCCACCGAAACAGAGTGGGTGGAGTTTAAACACAACAATGCCGATCCGGAACAGATCGGCGAATATCTGTCAGCCCTGGCCAATTCTGCGTCACTCCTGGGTAAGGTCAATGCCTATCTAGTCTGGGGTGTGGATAACGAAACCCACGACATTATTGGTACCACGTTCAACCCCACGGCTACGAAGGTCGGCAACGAAGAGTTGGAGAGCTGGCTGCTGCGGTTGCTGGACCCCAAGATCAATTTTCGTTTCTATACGCTGGAAATCGATACCAAACCGGTGGTCCTGCTGGAGATTGGTGCGACTTTCCGCCATCCGGTGCGGTTCAAACATCAGGAGTTCGTCCGCGTCGGCTCCTACAAGAAAAAGCTGAAGGACTATCCGGAGAAAGAACGCGCGCTCTGGAGGGTATTCGATCAGGTTCCCTTCGAGCGCGGTGTCGCCGCCGAACACGTCTCCAGCGAGAACGTCCTGAAGCTCCTCGACTATCCCGCCTATTTTGACTTGCTGGAGCTCCCACTGCCCGATGGTCGTGCAGCGATTCTGGATGCCCTGGCTAAAGACGAATTGATTCATGCCTGCGATGCCGGGGACTGGAACATCACCAATCTCGGCGCGATCCTTTTTGCGAAGAAGTTGGATGATTTTCCCGGACTCAGGCGCAAGGCTATGCGAGTGGTCCATTACAAAGGACGGGGTCGGGTTGAAACCTTGCGGGAGCAGGTCGGTGGCAAAGGCTACGCCAACGGTTTCGAAGGCTTGATTGGTTTCATCATGGCACTGGTGCCCACCAATGAAGTGATCGAACAAGCGTTGCGCCGGACGGTGCCCATGTTCCCGGAGCTGGCGGTTCGTGAGCTGGTAGCCAACGCACTGATTCATCAGGATCTGTTCGTGACCGGTGCGGGGCCGATGGTGGAAATATTCGACGACCGGATGGAGATCACCAGCCCCGGCGAACCGCTGATTGACACTCAGCGTTTCGTTGATACGCCGCCGAAATCCCGTAATGAGGCACTCGCCTCCCTGATGCGGCGCTTCCGCATTTGCGAAGAGCGCGGCAGCGGTATTGACAAGGTGGTGGACCAGGTCGAGTTTTACCAGCTTCCCGCCCCGTATTTTGAGGCGCTGGAGGGGTTTACAAGGGCTGTGCTCTTTGCCCACAAACCACTCAATGAGATGGACAAAGCAGACCGCGTGCGGGCCTGCTACCTGCATGCTTGTCTGAAGCGGGTGATGCGCGACTACTTGACGAATGCCTCACTCAGGGAGCGGTTCGGCGTAGCGGAGAAGAACAAGGCGGCGGTTTCCCGATACATCCGAGAGGCAGTCGAAGACGGCGCAATCAAGCCGTTTGATGAAAAAGCCCCGAAGAAATTGATGAAATATGTTCCGTTCTGGGCCTGA
- a CDS encoding helix-turn-helix domain-containing protein, giving the protein MTFGEYIRKHREALKPQDRRFSVRQVAQRIGVEPAYLSKIERGDVAPPSEAKIRALAEELGEDPDVLLAMAGKVSLDLQEIIRKRPQLFADLIRQLKSAPDHALLRIARDVRDGDW; this is encoded by the coding sequence ATGACATTCGGAGAATACATCCGCAAGCATCGTGAGGCCCTGAAACCACAGGACCGACGATTCTCCGTCCGGCAGGTCGCCCAGCGAATTGGTGTGGAACCCGCCTACCTCAGCAAGATAGAACGCGGGGATGTGGCACCACCGTCGGAGGCGAAGATCCGGGCATTGGCCGAGGAACTCGGCGAAGACCCGGACGTGCTGCTGGCAATGGCCGGGAAGGTATCGTTGGATTTACAGGAGATCATCCGTAAGCGTCCGCAACTGTTCGCGGACCTGATCCGCCAGCTCAAATCCGCACCGGATCATGCTCTGTTGCGTATTGCCCGGGATGTCCGTGATGGCGACTGGTAA
- a CDS encoding SAM-dependent DNA methyltransferase, giving the protein MNHVIHNSIVNFIWGIADDVLRDVYVRGKYRDVILPMTVIRRLDALLEPSKEKVLGMKKQLDGAGIANQHAALCQAAGEAFYNVSPFTLRDLKNRAKQQQLKADFEAYLDGFSPNVQEILGKFKFRNQIPTLIEADILGHLIEKFLDGRINLSPKPVQDVDGNEILPALDNHSMGTIFEELIRRFNEENNEEAGEHFTPRDVVKLMADLIFLPVADDIESGTYLVYDGACGTGGMLTVAEERLAELAESHGKDVSIHLFGQEVQPETYAISKADLLLKGEGAEAENMKYGSTLSSDAFPSQEFDFMLSNPPYGKSWKTDLERLGGKGDIKDPRFVTQHGGDPEYKMITRSSDGQLMFLVNKLAKMKHTTRLGSRIAEVHNGSSLFTGDAGQGESNIRRWIIENDWLEAIIALPENMFYNTGIATYIWVLANRKSEERKGKVQLIDATEWFVPLRRNLGKKNCEFSEEHIRAICDLVVNPVETGKSKIFPNEAFGYWKVTVDRPLRLAVDLDPARLERFVKTCTKAKEEPLANLARRVAETLGAGPHLNFNAFMDACATDADKHGVKLTAKRKKLLQSELCDTSEDAAPVLKKVHKPGKATPDPIHGLFKTEVGGKACVVEYEPDTALRDSEQVPLLEEGGIVAFFQREVLPYTPHAWIDPSKTLVGYEISFTRHFYRPAPMRTLDEIKDDIYALEQETEGLLGQIVGEAE; this is encoded by the coding sequence ATGAACCATGTGATCCACAACAGCATCGTAAATTTTATCTGGGGTATCGCCGACGACGTGCTGCGCGATGTTTATGTGCGCGGCAAGTACCGCGACGTGATCCTGCCGATGACGGTCATCCGCCGTCTCGACGCGCTGTTGGAGCCGAGCAAGGAAAAAGTCCTCGGCATGAAGAAGCAGCTTGACGGGGCCGGGATTGCCAACCAGCACGCCGCGCTCTGCCAGGCCGCAGGCGAGGCCTTTTACAACGTCTCGCCCTTTACCCTGCGCGACCTGAAGAACCGCGCCAAGCAACAACAGCTCAAGGCCGATTTCGAAGCTTATCTGGACGGCTTTTCACCCAACGTCCAGGAGATCCTCGGCAAGTTCAAGTTTCGCAACCAGATCCCCACGTTGATCGAGGCCGATATCCTCGGCCACCTGATCGAGAAGTTCCTCGACGGCCGCATCAATCTCAGCCCCAAGCCGGTGCAGGACGTGGACGGCAACGAGATCCTTCCGGCGCTCGACAACCACTCCATGGGCACCATCTTCGAGGAGCTGATCCGCCGCTTCAACGAGGAGAACAACGAAGAGGCCGGAGAGCATTTCACGCCCCGCGACGTGGTCAAGCTCATGGCCGACCTGATCTTCCTACCGGTGGCCGACGACATCGAATCGGGTACCTACCTCGTTTATGACGGTGCCTGCGGCACCGGTGGCATGCTGACCGTGGCGGAAGAGCGCCTGGCCGAGCTGGCCGAAAGCCACGGCAAGGATGTCTCCATCCACCTCTTCGGCCAGGAGGTGCAGCCGGAAACCTACGCCATCTCCAAGGCCGACCTGCTGCTCAAAGGCGAAGGGGCCGAAGCCGAGAACATGAAGTACGGCTCCACGCTCTCCAGCGATGCCTTCCCGTCGCAGGAATTCGATTTCATGCTCTCCAATCCGCCCTATGGCAAGAGCTGGAAGACCGACCTGGAGCGCCTGGGCGGCAAGGGCGATATCAAGGACCCGCGCTTTGTCACCCAGCACGGTGGCGACCCGGAATACAAGATGATCACCCGCTCCTCGGATGGGCAGCTCATGTTCCTGGTCAACAAGCTCGCCAAGATGAAGCACACCACCCGCCTCGGCAGCCGCATCGCCGAGGTCCACAACGGCTCGTCGCTCTTCACCGGCGACGCAGGTCAGGGTGAGAGCAATATCCGCCGCTGGATCATCGAGAACGACTGGCTGGAGGCCATCATCGCCCTGCCGGAGAACATGTTCTACAACACCGGCATCGCCACCTACATCTGGGTACTGGCCAACCGCAAGAGCGAAGAGCGTAAAGGCAAGGTCCAGCTCATCGACGCCACCGAATGGTTCGTGCCGCTGCGCCGCAACCTCGGCAAGAAGAACTGCGAATTCTCCGAAGAACACATCCGCGCTATCTGCGACCTGGTGGTGAATCCGGTCGAAACCGGGAAATCTAAGATCTTCCCCAACGAGGCCTTCGGCTACTGGAAGGTAACGGTGGACCGTCCGCTGCGCCTCGCCGTCGACCTGGACCCGGCCCGATTGGAACGGTTTGTGAAAACCTGCACCAAGGCCAAAGAAGAGCCGCTGGCCAACCTGGCCCGTCGCGTGGCCGAGACGCTCGGAGCCGGTCCGCATCTAAATTTCAACGCCTTCATGGACGCCTGCGCCACCGATGCCGACAAGCACGGGGTGAAACTCACGGCCAAGCGTAAAAAGCTGCTGCAAAGCGAACTCTGCGACACCAGCGAGGACGCCGCGCCGGTGCTGAAGAAGGTTCACAAGCCGGGCAAGGCCACGCCCGACCCCATCCACGGCTTGTTCAAGACCGAGGTGGGCGGCAAGGCCTGCGTGGTCGAGTACGAACCGGATACCGCCCTGCGCGACAGCGAGCAGGTGCCGCTGCTCGAAGAAGGCGGTATTGTGGCCTTCTTCCAGCGCGAGGTGCTGCCCTACACCCCGCATGCCTGGATCGACCCGAGCAAGACGCTGGTGGGCTACGAGATTTCCTTCACACGCCATTTCTACCGGCCCGCGCCCATGCGCACCTTGGATGAAATTAAGGATGACATCTATGCCCTGGAGCAGGAGACCGAGGGGCTGCTGGGGCAGATTGTCGGGGAGGCGGAGTAA
- a CDS encoding DUF1016 family protein, whose product MKKVTKSAEFGGLDSGFSGVLLNDIRGLIKETRAQVATAVNAGLTLLYWRIGKRINEEILNRNRAEYGTQIVSAVGRQLELEFGRGFSEKSLRHMIRFSEVFSDELIVNALRSQLSWTHFKSIIYLDDSLKRDFYAEMCRVEGWSTRTLQKKIGSMLYERTALSRKPEELARIELDALREEDILTPDLVFRDPYFLDFLGLKDAYLEKDLEAAILREMESFLLELGAGFSFVARQKRMTVDDDDFYLDLLFFHRDLRRLIAIELKLDIFRPDHFGQMSLYLRWLDRYERKPGEEAPLGIILCFGKDDERIELLELGQSGIHVAEYLTELPPRELLQEKLHAAIKMSRNRLGNKEAE is encoded by the coding sequence ATGAAAAAGGTCACAAAGTCCGCCGAATTTGGGGGTTTGGATTCGGGTTTCAGCGGCGTGCTGTTGAACGATATCAGGGGCTTGATAAAGGAAACTCGCGCGCAGGTGGCAACTGCCGTCAACGCTGGCCTGACGCTGCTCTACTGGCGTATCGGTAAGCGAATTAACGAGGAAATTCTCAACCGAAACAGGGCCGAGTATGGTACACAGATTGTCTCCGCAGTGGGGAGACAATTGGAGTTGGAGTTCGGACGGGGATTTTCTGAGAAGTCTCTTCGGCATATGATCCGGTTTTCCGAGGTGTTTTCCGATGAGTTAATTGTCAACGCATTGCGGAGTCAATTGAGCTGGACCCATTTCAAGTCGATCATTTATCTCGATGATTCGTTGAAACGTGACTTCTACGCTGAAATGTGCCGAGTTGAAGGTTGGAGCACCCGCACTCTGCAAAAAAAGATCGGCTCCATGCTCTATGAACGTACTGCCCTGTCTCGCAAGCCTGAAGAACTGGCCCGGATCGAACTGGATGCCTTGCGGGAAGAAGACATCCTGACCCCTGATTTGGTCTTTCGCGATCCCTACTTCCTTGATTTTCTCGGACTCAAGGACGCATACCTCGAAAAAGACCTCGAAGCCGCCATCCTGCGTGAGATGGAATCCTTTCTGCTCGAACTGGGCGCGGGGTTCTCCTTTGTTGCCCGACAAAAACGCATGACCGTGGATGACGACGATTTTTATCTGGATTTGTTGTTTTTTCACCGTGATCTCAGACGGCTAATCGCCATTGAACTGAAACTGGATATATTTCGGCCCGACCATTTTGGGCAAATGTCCCTGTATCTGCGCTGGCTCGATAGGTACGAGCGCAAGCCGGGCGAGGAAGCGCCGCTGGGTATCATCCTCTGCTTCGGCAAGGATGACGAACGGATCGAGCTACTGGAGCTTGGGCAGTCAGGCATACATGTAGCCGAATATCTGACCGAACTGCCGCCCAGGGAATTGCTACAGGAAAAACTCCATGCCGCCATCAAGATGTCGCGCAACCGGCTCGGAAACAAGGAGGCGGAATGA
- a CDS encoding restriction endonuclease subunit S, producing MMKLTPYPEYKNADVSWLGSIPAHWPEKRAKYYFKEIDDRSQTGDEEMLSVSHITGVTPRSQKNVTMFKAESNVGQKRCQPGDLIINTMWAWMSALGVSNHDGIVSPAYGVYRPRSNQDYDYYYLDSLLRIEGYRSEYICRSTGIRSSRLRLYPDKFLSMPVVCPPQEEQQAITRFLKAQDRLFRKFIRNKRRLIELLKEQKQSVINQAVTRGLDPKVKFMPSGVEWIGDIPEHWEATKLKRVVSFNPSKSETRANPADEEKVVFLPMENISVNGDIDCTEKRTLSEVWNGFTYFRRGDVVVAKITPCFENGKGAYLDRLESDFGFGTTELIVLRPTKAIDGAFLRFLTSTKQFLLLGEQYMTGAAGQQRIPSDFVKNYPIGLPPIDEQLEILERIQEKSAEIDQAIIRAQREIELMREYRTRLISDVVTGQVDVRGIEVPEIAGEEPLALDEDTDESDDVIDDALELEVEE from the coding sequence ATGATGAAGCTGACCCCTTATCCGGAATACAAGAACGCAGATGTGAGCTGGCTCGGGAGTATTCCTGCACATTGGCCTGAGAAGCGGGCAAAGTATTACTTCAAAGAGATTGATGATCGCTCCCAGACAGGCGATGAAGAAATGCTCTCGGTGTCGCACATCACCGGAGTGACTCCGCGCAGCCAGAAGAACGTGACCATGTTCAAGGCCGAGTCGAATGTCGGTCAGAAACGTTGCCAACCCGGTGATCTGATCATCAATACGATGTGGGCCTGGATGTCTGCATTGGGCGTCTCGAACCACGATGGAATTGTGAGTCCCGCCTATGGCGTTTATCGGCCAAGAAGCAACCAGGATTACGACTACTACTATCTCGACAGCCTGTTGCGGATTGAAGGATATCGATCGGAATACATTTGCCGGTCAACGGGCATTCGCTCTTCCCGACTCAGACTCTATCCCGATAAATTTCTGAGCATGCCGGTGGTTTGCCCCCCGCAGGAAGAGCAGCAAGCCATTACTCGATTCCTGAAGGCGCAAGACCGCTTGTTCCGCAAGTTCATCCGCAACAAACGGCGACTCATCGAACTGCTCAAGGAGCAGAAGCAGAGCGTCATCAACCAGGCCGTGACCCGGGGGCTTGATCCCAAGGTCAAGTTCATGCCCAGTGGCGTGGAATGGATCGGAGATATTCCGGAGCATTGGGAGGCAACGAAACTCAAACGCGTTGTCAGCTTCAACCCATCAAAGTCTGAGACACGAGCGAATCCGGCGGATGAAGAAAAGGTTGTCTTTCTTCCGATGGAGAACATCTCCGTCAATGGGGATATCGACTGCACCGAAAAACGCACTCTGTCCGAAGTCTGGAATGGATTTACCTATTTCCGACGCGGGGATGTGGTTGTCGCGAAAATCACGCCCTGCTTTGAAAACGGCAAGGGAGCTTACCTTGATAGGCTTGAATCTGATTTCGGCTTTGGCACTACCGAACTGATCGTTCTTCGCCCCACAAAGGCAATTGACGGTGCTTTCCTTCGGTTCCTCACATCAACCAAACAGTTCCTGTTGCTGGGCGAGCAATACATGACCGGCGCGGCTGGACAGCAGCGGATTCCATCGGATTTTGTGAAAAATTATCCAATTGGTTTGCCACCAATTGATGAGCAACTGGAAATTCTTGAACGCATCCAGGAAAAATCGGCAGAGATCGACCAGGCCATTATCCGCGCCCAACGCGAGATCGAGCTGATGCGCGAATACCGCACCCGGCTGATTTCCGATGTGGTCACCGGTCAGGTGGACGTGCGCGGCATCGAGGTGCCGGAAATTGCCGGGGAAGAGCCTCTGGCGCTGGATGAGGACACCGATGAGTCCGATGACGTGATCGATGACGCGCTGGAATTGGAGGTTGAGGAATGA
- the lexA gene encoding repressor LexA — protein MNNLFYLNPNRQQPLWHPDLQPLFTEADEVVEIPLLGYVSAGQPVDIPEERENVLIPKGMLRKNSYALRVRGYSMVDENIQDGDIIVIEKRETAANGQTVVAMINGEQVTLKRFYIEAEGIRLQPANQAMQPIYLRHEQVQILGIVSGVIRHCQ, from the coding sequence GTGAATAATCTGTTCTACCTCAACCCCAATCGCCAGCAGCCCCTGTGGCACCCCGACCTGCAGCCCCTGTTCACCGAGGCCGACGAGGTGGTCGAGATCCCCCTGCTGGGCTATGTCAGCGCCGGCCAGCCGGTGGATATCCCTGAGGAGCGCGAAAACGTTCTTATCCCCAAGGGGATGCTGCGTAAAAACAGCTACGCCCTGCGTGTGCGCGGCTACTCCATGGTCGATGAAAACATCCAGGATGGCGACATCATCGTCATCGAAAAACGCGAAACGGCCGCCAACGGCCAGACCGTGGTGGCCATGATCAACGGCGAACAGGTCACCCTGAAGCGTTTCTACATCGAAGCCGAGGGCATCCGCCTACAGCCAGCCAATCAGGCCATGCAGCCCATCTACCTGCGCCATGAACAGGTGCAGATTCTCGGCATAGTCTCTGGCGTGATTCGGCATTGCCAATAA